One Takifugu flavidus isolate HTHZ2018 chromosome 3, ASM371156v2, whole genome shotgun sequence genomic window, CTCCGGAGGGTGTCTCTGTGCTTGGAAGGTGGCGCCGTGTAGCCGCCACTCAGGGAGACCAACAGAGGCGGTGCATCGTGTCCGGCAATCCACTCGTCGGCCTGCAGCGCTGGCTCCGAGCCGGCCGTGTCTGGGTAGAGGTCTACCTGAAACAGATCCGACTTTGGGGACAGAAAAATCGtcagttttatatatatatatatatatatatatttttttttttacacacgtctctttaaaaaaagtgaTACAGTTCAATTGTTCTTACCTTTCGTGGTACAGTCATTGAAATAGGCTCCACTTTCCTTTCATGGAGTTTGTAGAACCTGCAGACAGCAATGACTAATCTAAACCAAATAAAGCTGGTGGTTCCTGCATTTATCAGTTAATAACAAGGATATCCGCTGCTAAAGAGCAAAGACTTAAATATACTTGTTTACCTTGCAATTTCACACTTATTGACATCAACACCTCTTTTACTAAGGAATCCGGCACCTCTCTGAGGCTCTTTGCTGCTGTATAAACTGAGGAAATGGACATAGGGGGATTCGTCCGTCACTTCAAAGTACCTGATGGTGCAGTCGCCCTGTCGGAAGAAGACCACCACTATGAGAGATGCAAAGGATGAATGGAGGTTAATGTTTCTCTGCAACGTCTGCTATCTCACACCTTTCCACACAGGTAAACCATGTTTGTGTCAGGGTCATAAAATGGTAAAAGCACCCCGTTACTGGTGTCCATCTCCTGCACTGCCATTGGCTCGGAGAGATCCTTCtgttaaacaggaaaaacagtAATATCTCAGCAAACTTGTGCTTTGATGTTGGGAAGATTATGGACCGTTTATCAGTGACAGGATGCAAAGTCCATCTAATCTTAAAAATTGACGTCTCTAATGCAAATTAATAGCACCGGTCGGAATAAGGCTAACTGTAAAGCAAAACAGATCCCTGTGGAGTTAGAAGCATCGTTGCGTTTGGTGACCGAGGACGTACCGTGTCCCACAGCGCCAGCTGCCTCTCGCTCATGCGACTGAAGCCTGTGGTCAGGATCTTCCCATCAGAGAGGAACAAAGCTCTCATCGGCCGGGTTCCTTCGTGGACTTTCTCTTTCACCTTAGAGCAGAACAATTAAATTGCAACCTGCGACATACCATACACTGCATATGGATAAGATTTTAACTTGGAAATCAATGTTTACGTGTGAATGCGTAATAAGTGATCACTGTAAAATAACCTTGAGCACAGTGCCCCTGCGTGGGTCTATAACACGCAGTGCTTTATCCTTGCAGACAGTACAGATAGCACTGCCATCCTTGTTCCAGCTGACATTGTAGATCAGGTCTGGGTGTGCTTCGCTCAGCTGGTACACCAGCTCCCCTGTGCCCACGTTCCACACGCAAATCAGGTTATCACAGCCTGAGGAGAGAAGAGTGCCACATCCAGGTAAACGCATTAGAAAAGGACATATGTTCCTAAACTCTGGAACACTTTAATGCGAAAATACTGCCAAAGCGACGGCACGTTCGCACCCAGGTCTATGACTTGCCTATAAAAAATGCGAGTGTGTGCGAGTCTGAAAACCTGCCCGACAGGTCAAAATCTTTCTTTGTTGCACCGCACGCAGTCACATCCGCATGTCTCTGACACCAACACCCACTCACTATTGGTTACAGTCAATATAACATTGtttaaaacaaaaccttttGAATTTTGCCTTGTATTCATTTGGTGCAGATTTAGCTAGCTAGATTCAACATACTCTCTAGCAATGAGAGACAATTTCTGATAGCTACTCTCCTGGAAACAGTGAAAACTTTGATGACTGCATCATATTCGCCACAAGGCCGTCGCCACGCCATTACCTGCGGTTAAGAGGATGTTTAAAGCAGATGGATGCCAAGCCAGGATTCCCACTCTTTTACTGTGTCCCTCCAGGGTCAACACAGCCTCGGTCATCGGACTCGTCAAGCCGCCGTCTGGGATCTGCCATATCTGTGATCAGAAAGAGACAATCAATGGGTAGCCCACATTTCTGAAGCATCTATCATAGGCTCACAGCACACATACGATGCCACATGCTAACCACACTTAAAGAAAACTCTCACTGACTTTTACTGTGCAGTCCTCTGAGGCACTTGCAATGATGTTGTCATCGTGAGGAGACCACTGAATGTCCAGCACGGGTGCCGCGTGGCCACAGACTGTTGGACAGGACTGATCGATCCGCCCGCTCTGTGGGACAAAAATGGGACCGTTGGCTTGTTACTTCTGTAATGATTCAGAAGTAACAATCTACTAATCTGAGAAGTGTGAGCGACAGCAGGACACGTGATGATTTAGCGCattaaaaaagctgtttttatttaaaatgtgtcgATAAGATGTGGAGAGAAAAGCTGAACCTTGCCGATTGGGACAACAAGGAAggcccctcctccaccagcttcaaCGATAACTGCAATGAACTTTGGGTTGACGGCACAGAGTGGACTGTCCCAGGTGACGCGGGACACGCGGATGTCATCGATGCAGTGTTCGCTTTTCCACACTTGGGCAAAGACGTGGCGGAACTTGCTCTGCCTGACCACACCTCGTCGGAAAGACATTTCtctgacagaaagaaaacaacaaccacTGTTTTTTTACATGTCAGTAAGGTGCAgtaatttttttccaaattcaCGGTCATATTACTCTGCGCAACAAAGTATGTGCTAGTTAGGTTAGTTTATTTTCAATtcataaaattattttaacagttgtgtttgatttggcgccatctagtggcgagAAGACTGATGGCAGGTGCTGAAATCCCAGGACCAAACTGGAGCTTTGCACAACTGCACAAACATGGGCTTGGAGTAAGATATACAGGTTGTATTACATTCCATGCTACTTTAGAAATATTGTGGCGCAACCATGGAGGGGGAACCCCTGACAATTTATACACATTAATAAGGAGTGAAGCCTCAGGGATCAGTTTTTGGAGGAACCATGCTGAGATATAATGGCAGAGGTCCAATTatacaatagaaaaaaaaaaaaaaacttccacACAACACCCGTTTATCCTGGTGCCATTAGAAACTTCTAATATCCCTCAAATGGCAGTAATTTGGTATGAAGTACATTTCACTAAACTACTAAAAGGGTGGCCTGAGTGGAATGAAGGAAAACCATCAGTCCTAATTAATGAGTGGACAGTGGATGCAGTCAGAGCCAAAGTCCAGTCAGGCTTCAGTGCACAGGAGGGCATCATCTGCCTCCAACCCAAACATGGAAGAGGGGGTTGGGCGGACGGAACTGCTGATGGTGGAGGGTCAGTAACTCTAGAGGCCATGGTGATGCTTCACAGTTGTCATAGCAAACCGTGTCCCTGCAGGTATGAGAGCAAAGTCCACGTTATTGACCTGCACACTGAGGAAGAAGCTGCTTACTGCCCATCCGAGCCTCAAACTGTTAACCCTGCATCACTGCGAGGTTCTATTGTTCCTCCATCGCCCTACAACAGTGATCCACACGGTTATTTTATACCGTTTATGCCATTGTTGCCTCCACACGGCACCAGGAGATAAGTCCAGACGCTTGATACAAAGGAAGCTAATTAATAGAAACGATAAAAGGTCGTGTAATAGAGTGTAGCATACCTTGTTTATGCTCGAACTATCCTATTAGGAATCGCCACAGACTCGGGCAGGAGGAAGCCAATAAAATAATCCGCCACCGGCAACTTAATCCTGCGCTGCGTTCACGGAGGCGGTCACGTCGATTGCGCAGACCCAAAACTAAATGCGTCCATTACAAATTAAATTGTCCAacttgttttttggtttgtggGTGGTTGCGGCGTGGTTGATGGTTAAAGTCTGAACATGCCCCCTGCGGATGCGTGAAGCTACAGCAATGTCACGCAGAACGTTTGACGTTGATCAGGATGCCGCCGCTTTCAGCTGGACCGCGCACAACGCACTTCCGGGCACGACAGGAAGTTAGCATAAAACGAAAAATCTCCTCCCGAACACCAAATTGTTGAAATATGAAGGGCTTCCGTGTAGATGTGTAGAATTGTCCCTTTTTCTTTCCGTCCATCCATATATTCTGGGATTCAGCGCTGAGGGGATCTTTAAAGGGTGTGTTAGCACCACCCAGTGTTCGATTTGCGGCACATCTTAAATTTTAATTTCGGGGAGAAGCGCCTTTTCTCGACTGCCATTTGGTGCTTAATTTGAGAAAATACagttctgtttctttttaaaatattgcgTATTGGAAAACTAGATAACAAATATGTGCTCAGAATCTATAGCCCATATAATAAGGACCAATTAAGAGGATTCAAGTATTTGTCATGGGATTTTGGGAGGGGGTTAAAAAATCCATGCACGTCTTCAATTCAATTCTCGTTGAAAGTTATTTAAGCtaacttttaaaattaaaatgcagaaatggaAAAGCTACCGAAAATCTTTCCAGTGCCAGGATGCAGAAAAACAGTTTCTCAAAATTCCAATGACACATGACTGCAATGACCTGTAATCTGTTGGCTACCCAGTGGTCGATACAGGATAAAAAACGTCCTGGTTTTCAATCTATGTTTTCAAGTAATTTAAACTTAACATCACACTCCTAAGATAACGCTCATGTGTGTTAGCATAT contains:
- the coro1b gene encoding coronin-1B, whose translation is MSFRRGVVRQSKFRHVFAQVWKSEHCIDDIRVSRVTWDSPLCAVNPKFIAVIVEAGGGGAFLVVPIGKSGRIDQSCPTVCGHAAPVLDIQWSPHDDNIIASASEDCTVKIWQIPDGGLTSPMTEAVLTLEGHSKRVGILAWHPSALNILLTAGCDNLICVWNVGTGELVYQLSEAHPDLIYNVSWNKDGSAICTVCKDKALRVIDPRRGTVLKVKEKVHEGTRPMRALFLSDGKILTTGFSRMSERQLALWDTKDLSEPMAVQEMDTSNGVLLPFYDPDTNMVYLCGKGDCTIRYFEVTDESPYVHFLSLYSSKEPQRGAGFLSKRGVDVNKCEIARFYKLHERKVEPISMTVPRKSDLFQVDLYPDTAGSEPALQADEWIAGHDAPPLLVSLSGGYTAPPSKHRDTLRSKPQLTSQDSGSGAASPSAGTTVSTKETEEEQPQPRVSVKDTDGNAERQKKEDELLNELLAEMKALRAVVLAQSQRIELLERQLARIEDGDV